In Chloroflexota bacterium, the sequence CTACTCACAGTGGCATTCCAGCGTCTTACCGATAGATCGACCTGATACAACGTGTCTTCGATGAAATTCCGTTGACCCTGCTGATAATAATTTAAAACGGTAAAACTCGGCCGGTAATAATTATTTTTCAGCGTAAATGAAATATTGTTTTTTTCCTAGCAATTATCCAGTAAATATGTTAGTATCTGCGTGTCGAAATGATGGAACGTGAGATAAAAAGTGACTTGGTGATTCGGAATATTTCGGCGTTTTGGAAGACCTCAGATGAGGGTGGTGAGCCGCACAGGAATCGAACCTGTAACCTGCTGATTAAGAGTCAGCTGCTCTGCCAGTTGAGCTAGCGGCCCATCGTATCTGGGTTAGAACCCCTTGCCACCATTTTGCCACCATTTTCTCTTGTAACCAGGTTGTCAAAGTGCTCGGCGGCTCTCTCTTGTAACCCCGGCAAGACATGGCTATAGGTATCAAGGGTAATGCCAATGCTGGCGTGCCCTAGCCTTTCGCTTACTATTTTAGGGTGTACGCCACCTTTTAGCAAGATGGTAGCATGACTATGCCTGAGGTCGTGAAAACGGATATGAGGCAGGCCGGCTTTCTTGAGAACTTTGGCAAAGGTATGACTGACTACGCCAGGGTCTAGAGGCTTACCATCAAGGTGACTGAATACGAGGTCACTATCGGCTGGAAGCTTTCCCAGTAAGATCCTTCGTGTCTGTTCCTCGGCTTTATACTCACGTAGTAGTAGTGCCAGAGAGGGCGACAATGCTATCCGGCGCCGGCTGTGAGAACTCTTTGGCCTTAACATTTTGCAAACCCCGGAGCGCTTATACAACGCCTGAACTACAGAAAGAGAAGCCATATCGAGGTCAACATCACACCAGCGTAATCCCAGCAGCTCCCCTAGGCGCATCCCCGTGTACAGGGCTGTATAAAACAACGCATAGTAAGGGGTCTCTTGAGCCGCCTCCAGGAATTGGGGGACATCTTCGGGGGATAGGGTTGCCATCTCCTTTCGCTCAGGGTGAGGGGGGTCTGCCGCTTCAGCTACATTCCGAATCAAGAATCCCATCTTGACAGCATGACT encodes:
- a CDS encoding site-specific integrase, giving the protein MPIRKRSKESWEIYLDSGLDPVTGQRKRHYETLKGSKKLAKQRLAELEVSIGEGSFIKPKRITFGEWLGNWLSGYVATSCGIRTVQSYQSEVRRHLIPALGAIPLTQLQPQQLQNYYSQALTKGRIDGKGGLSARTVLYHHRILSEALSHAVKMGFLIRNVAEAADPPHPERKEMATLSPEDVPQFLEAAQETPYYALFYTALYTGMRLGELLGLRWCDVDLDMASLSVVQALYKRSGVCKMLRPKSSHSRRRIALSPSLALLLREYKAEEQTRRILLGKLPADSDLVFSHLDGKPLDPGVVSHTFAKVLKKAGLPHIRFHDLRHSHATILLKGGVHPKIVSERLGHASIGITLDTYSHVLPGLQERAAEHFDNLVTRENGGKMVARGSNPDTMGR